Below is a window of Xyrauchen texanus isolate HMW12.3.18 unplaced genomic scaffold, RBS_HiC_50CHRs HiC_scaffold_537, whole genome shotgun sequence DNA.
TCCTGACCCAGAGTCAGTGCGGTGCAAGCACTCCAGCTCCCTGACACCTTTTTTCACCAGAGACATGGAGAGTAGTAGTTCAAGCTGGAGTGTTAGCCCTTCTGCCCATGAGCTTTCAAGGGCCAAGACTGCGTGCATGGCTCCAGCCATTGGAGTGACTGTGAACAGTAGTAATACTATGGCTCTCGACAGGCCCCGGGAGCAAGGCAAGTGATATCATTATTGTCAATATTAAAAGGTTGCCATGGCACCATATTTAATGTGCTGTACTCAATGCAAGCACAGatttttatattgtttgtgtGTCATTCGTCTTTTCTACCGTACAGTGGTTATGACCAGTGGGGATGGCATCGCTCTTCCTCAAAAGGTCCTCTTTCCCCCAGAGCGACTCTGCTTGAAATGGAACCAAGGTCACCGCATTGGTTCAGGTCTCCAGAACCTGGGCAACACATGTTTTCTAAATTCTACCCTCCAATGTCTGACCTACACGGTTCCCCTTGCCAGCTACATGCTTACTAGAGAGCATTCCAAAACATGTAAGTTTGCTGTACATGTGTTGTATGCTTACACATGGTTATACTTTATGGGCCTTGTTCATGAAACATTTGTTGTTCTTGTGTATCAGCCCAATGTTTGGCATAATTTGGTTCTGATGttgtgtgtattttgtatgtGTTTCCTTTTCCCATGAAGGTCATGAGCCTGGATTTTGCATGATGTGTACCATGCAAAATCACATCACTCAGGTGTTCGCCAACTCTGGAAACGCCATCAAGCCCATTGGTGTGATTAATGAACTGAAACGTGAGTGTGTAATTTAAGGCCATTTTTCTCTACAGTTTATATAGTTGACAGATGCTTC
It encodes the following:
- the LOC127642302 gene encoding ubiquitin carboxyl-terminal hydrolase 42-like produces the protein MTIVEKPPENPDPESVRCKHSSSLTPFFTRDMESSSSSWSVSPSAHELSRAKTACMAPAIGVTVNSSNTMALDRPREQVVMTSGDGIALPQKVLFPPERLCLKWNQGHRIGSGLQNLGNTCFLNSTLQCLTYTVPLASYMLTREHSKTCHEPGFCMMCTMQNHITQVFANSGNAIKPIGVINELK